From a single Terriglobia bacterium genomic region:
- a CDS encoding VOC family protein — translation MAIIDEKAGTIPDNKILLREIVHACVVVRNVEKTARNLSDKFGIGPWDVHVKSYPESQASFRGKSTDCTFKFAYARVGTITLELVEPISGMSSYQEFLEQHGEGLHHLGFPVPLPFDAEIEKWKRQGLQPVQVMKLDDPEEGWAYMDTQDLAGFTLEILSFRKFQ, via the coding sequence ATGGCAATCATCGACGAAAAAGCCGGGACAATCCCGGACAACAAGATTCTGCTGCGAGAGATCGTGCATGCATGCGTCGTCGTCAGAAATGTGGAAAAGACGGCAAGGAACCTGTCCGACAAATTCGGCATCGGGCCATGGGACGTGCACGTCAAGAGCTATCCGGAATCCCAGGCCAGCTTCAGGGGCAAGTCGACAGACTGCACATTTAAGTTCGCATATGCCAGGGTCGGCACGATCACTCTGGAACTTGTCGAGCCGATAAGCGGCATGTCGAGTTACCAGGAATTCCTGGAGCAGCACGGAGAGGGGCTTCATCATCTGGGTTTCCCTGTGCCTCTTCCTTTCGATGCAGAAATAGAGAAGTGGAAGCGGCAGGGCCTTCAGCCGGTGCAGGTAATGAAGCTGGACGATCCCGAAGAAGGGTGGGCCTACATGGACACCCAGGACCTGGCCGGTTTCACGCTCGAAATCCTCAGCTTTAGGAAGTTTCAATAA
- the pelA gene encoding pectate lyase — translation MVVGRTWRFTTAAGAQKLIEPAVPWSQCLRQSAAWYATPEAVRIADNVLLYQRGTGGWPKNIDMAVPLTPAGRSRVALDKRLTDSTIDNDATTTQIRFLARVSEAADQPRFRSSILEGLRFLLAAQYANGGWPQYYPLRDDYSRQITFNDDAAVNVMLLLRDVASGLPPFAFVDPTTRKRASSAGDRGVQLIIAAQIKVNGKPTGWCAQHDAVTLAPCKARAYELPSIAGRESVSIVRLLMGVDNPGPEVVLAIHNAVEWFRAAAIKGLRVDKVSAPSQPRGFDYVVVADPAAPLLWARFYDIVTNRPMFVGRDGIVKARLQDIEYERRTGYTYLGPFAADLLQKDYPAWERQHTRKVPNAELVTGDHDFEAVEGEIKVAWLK, via the coding sequence ATGGTGGTCGGCCGTACGTGGAGGTTTACGACTGCTGCCGGCGCACAAAAACTCATTGAGCCCGCCGTGCCATGGTCGCAATGCCTGCGTCAATCTGCGGCGTGGTATGCGACGCCGGAAGCCGTGCGCATCGCGGACAACGTTCTGCTGTACCAACGCGGCACCGGCGGCTGGCCCAAAAACATCGATATGGCCGTGCCTCTCACGCCGGCCGGCCGCTCCAGAGTCGCGCTCGACAAGCGCCTGACGGATTCGACCATCGATAATGACGCCACGACCACTCAAATCCGCTTTCTTGCCCGAGTGTCGGAAGCTGCGGACCAGCCTCGATTCCGATCGAGTATCCTCGAAGGCCTGCGCTTCCTGCTGGCGGCCCAGTACGCCAACGGCGGATGGCCCCAGTACTACCCTCTGCGTGATGACTATTCGCGGCAGATCACGTTTAACGACGACGCGGCTGTGAACGTCATGCTGTTGCTCCGCGATGTCGCAAGCGGCCTGCCTCCTTTCGCCTTCGTCGACCCGACGACCCGAAAACGCGCATCCAGCGCCGGGGACCGTGGCGTTCAGCTCATCATCGCGGCACAGATCAAAGTGAACGGCAAGCCGACCGGCTGGTGCGCGCAGCACGACGCGGTGACGCTCGCACCATGCAAGGCGAGGGCCTACGAGCTGCCCTCGATCGCGGGCCGTGAATCGGTAAGCATCGTCCGGCTTCTCATGGGAGTCGACAATCCCGGACCCGAGGTCGTCCTGGCAATTCATAATGCTGTCGAATGGTTCCGTGCAGCGGCAATCAAGGGATTGCGAGTCGACAAAGTGAGCGCCCCCTCGCAGCCTCGCGGGTTCGATTACGTTGTCGTCGCGGATCCCGCGGCGCCTCTTCTCTGGGCCAGGTTTTATGACATCGTCACGAACCGTCCGATGTTTGTGGGACGGGACGGAATCGTCAAGGCCCGGCTGCAAGATATAGAATACGAACGGCGCACCGGCTACACCTATCTCGGACCATTTGCGGCCGACCTGCTCCAAAAGGATTATCCGGCCTGGGAACGGCAGCATACCCGTAAGGTTCCTAACGCCGAACTTGTCACGGGCGATCATGATTTCGAAGCCGTCGAAGGCGAGATCAAAGTCGCGTGGCTGAAGTAA
- a CDS encoding DUF3810 domain-containing protein — protein sequence MRANLMKTKANGDGSGLRSRVRTALGVHAPLPDDQRLRAGIRASLFLVGGAMPPLAWILADFPDAVEHVYSERISLPISRCLTRVSNLVPFSVAETAAIGLALWVLFMATRGAIQVARRRRHLFNAAACGVLWFAAATGVLLFSAYLSWGFNFARADIITRQHWSGFEMQPGADSLRDELTLYCSRLVELANREFENAIGSRDPGKPSTPPNPVAIMDASIEEAYARVTVNLKLHPSMGANRGRAKAVLASFAMNSLLIGGVYSPWTGEANFNRELPPHTLPQAIAHEKAHQRGIASEDEANFFGFLACIHARDPYVRYSGYLFAQQQLLGELRRLAPDKVVEFTSRRNGGIQRDIAYNRMFVDRHRGFVSNANAVAIDTYLKANRAPAGIRSYSLSAQLIIIYARAVGKGAWL from the coding sequence ATGCGCGCAAACCTGATGAAGACAAAAGCCAATGGGGATGGATCCGGGTTGCGAAGCCGAGTGCGCACGGCCTTGGGCGTCCACGCGCCTCTGCCCGACGACCAGCGCCTTCGTGCAGGCATCCGAGCTTCTCTTTTTCTGGTGGGTGGCGCCATGCCGCCCTTGGCGTGGATCCTGGCTGATTTCCCGGACGCGGTCGAACATGTATACTCGGAGAGGATAAGCCTGCCCATCTCGCGATGCCTCACGCGCGTCTCGAACCTGGTGCCATTCAGCGTCGCCGAAACGGCCGCGATCGGCCTAGCATTGTGGGTGCTGTTCATGGCAACGCGGGGAGCGATTCAGGTTGCACGGAGACGGCGTCACCTGTTCAATGCGGCTGCCTGCGGAGTCCTCTGGTTTGCCGCGGCGACGGGCGTTCTCCTTTTCTCGGCTTATCTAAGCTGGGGATTTAATTTCGCGCGCGCGGATATCATCACGCGCCAGCATTGGTCAGGGTTTGAAATGCAGCCCGGGGCAGACTCTCTCCGCGACGAGCTGACTCTCTACTGCTCTCGCCTCGTGGAACTCGCGAATCGGGAATTTGAAAACGCCATCGGTTCCAGGGATCCGGGAAAACCCAGCACGCCCCCGAATCCCGTCGCTATCATGGACGCCTCCATTGAGGAGGCATATGCGAGGGTCACCGTGAATTTGAAGCTTCATCCTTCCATGGGGGCCAATCGCGGCCGCGCCAAAGCTGTGCTGGCATCCTTCGCCATGAACTCATTGCTGATCGGCGGGGTCTACAGCCCGTGGACCGGGGAAGCAAATTTCAACCGGGAGCTGCCTCCGCACACCCTGCCCCAGGCGATCGCTCATGAAAAAGCTCACCAACGTGGGATTGCCAGCGAAGACGAGGCCAATTTCTTCGGATTCCTGGCCTGCATTCATGCCCGCGATCCCTACGTTCGTTACTCCGGATATCTCTTTGCTCAGCAGCAGCTCCTGGGAGAGTTGAGAAGACTCGCTCCGGATAAAGTCGTTGAATTCACATCACGACGCAACGGCGGCATCCAACGGGACATCGCGTACAACAGGATGTTTGTGGACCGGCATCGCGGGTTCGTCAGCAATGCGAATGCTGTCGCGATCGACACCTACCTGAAAGCAAACCGCGCTCCGGCCGGAATTCGTTCGTATTCCCTGAGCGCCCAGCTGATCATCATTTACGCCCGCGCCGTAGGAAAGGGTGCCTGGTTATAG
- a CDS encoding energy transducer TonB, whose amino-acid sequence MGHIRIRLLMIIIATCTMGEASLSAQAARSVHEIVSALRRFEEISGHDVDVPPAVSENLTALKHALRDLIVEIAGAPETVATDPNILAARVVERLGREDVPVGDEGGYGAIESIELRRPKEYPDWLVATTGLSIPYGLDVSLYLFERQGGTWKHALTVESNGYKTIRGAQGWLKYRVAPPIPGAKPYLVTAEVSPSDVSVWQALRLKVFRVGAKPEAPLILANRALGYCLDEPYYLTVRATGFGLIYLGNVVDLELAGWRGVHYLEYAVSARRASIVRETAVDPYRLIQKWASESWPVASRLADPSAKDGVRAWHQRFRESGWACGLGQIRLGQRLQGDHEQLLAEAGCEEDDNRFPSAHVLLAPQSDGFHIASVSGTEATLPETGGYTVYSAGRPGLTDPIPETVVQPKLPADTPPDVPSPVRLRLSITVDEDGNVGSVSVLDWPEDRLKIVLPAIQAVRKWKYRPGMKDGKPVKVSLQVEVVFER is encoded by the coding sequence ATGGGACATATCAGAATCCGTCTTCTCATGATCATCATCGCAACGTGCACCATGGGCGAGGCTTCTCTCTCAGCACAAGCGGCACGGTCCGTCCATGAGATCGTGTCGGCTTTGCGCCGCTTCGAGGAAATCTCGGGACATGATGTCGATGTGCCTCCGGCGGTGTCCGAAAATCTCACAGCCCTGAAGCACGCCTTGCGTGATTTGATTGTCGAGATCGCAGGGGCGCCGGAAACGGTCGCAACCGATCCGAATATTCTCGCCGCGAGGGTGGTCGAGCGTCTGGGAAGAGAGGATGTGCCTGTTGGAGATGAGGGAGGTTACGGGGCAATTGAGAGCATAGAACTCAGACGCCCGAAGGAGTATCCGGATTGGCTTGTCGCAACGACCGGTCTTTCAATTCCATATGGTTTGGACGTGTCGCTTTACCTGTTTGAGAGACAGGGCGGCACCTGGAAGCACGCATTGACCGTGGAATCGAACGGATATAAGACCATACGCGGCGCGCAGGGTTGGTTGAAGTATCGGGTCGCGCCGCCGATTCCAGGCGCCAAACCATACCTGGTTACCGCAGAAGTGTCCCCAAGTGACGTCTCGGTCTGGCAGGCGCTCCGATTGAAAGTCTTCCGGGTCGGCGCGAAACCCGAAGCGCCGCTCATCCTTGCTAATCGGGCGCTCGGATACTGTCTCGATGAACCTTATTACCTCACGGTCCGTGCCACTGGCTTCGGGCTTATCTATCTCGGAAATGTGGTCGATCTTGAACTCGCCGGCTGGCGCGGCGTTCACTACCTCGAGTACGCTGTTTCGGCCAGGCGGGCGTCAATCGTCCGGGAAACAGCAGTTGACCCTTATCGCCTGATCCAAAAGTGGGCCAGCGAGAGCTGGCCCGTCGCCTCGAGGTTGGCCGATCCCTCGGCAAAGGACGGCGTTCGCGCGTGGCACCAGCGTTTCCGGGAGTCAGGATGGGCGTGCGGCCTGGGGCAAATCCGATTGGGTCAGCGGCTCCAAGGTGACCACGAACAATTGCTGGCGGAGGCAGGGTGTGAAGAGGACGACAACAGATTTCCCTCCGCTCATGTCCTTCTGGCGCCTCAAAGCGACGGGTTCCACATCGCTTCCGTCTCGGGCACCGAAGCAACCTTGCCCGAAACTGGGGGCTACACCGTTTACTCCGCGGGACGCCCAGGGTTGACAGACCCCATCCCTGAAACCGTCGTTCAACCAAAGTTGCCGGCCGATACGCCGCCCGATGTCCCGAGTCCCGTGAGGCTCCGCCTCTCGATCACCGTCGATGAAGACGGCAACGTGGGTTCGGTAAGCGTCCTCGACTGGCCGGAGGACCGGCTCAAGATCGTCCTACCGGCAATCCAGGCGGTGCGAAAGTGGAAATACAGACCGGGCATGAAAGACGGTAAACCCGTGAAGGTGTCCCTTCAGGTCGAAGTGGTGTTTGAGCGATAA
- a CDS encoding acyl-CoA dehydratase activase, translating into MPELILGLDLGSRAVKAVLYDLAGSRVAAACVRDGTSDKTADAELLIREVMEAAGTPRENLLRIVATGYGRVQPGLAHETATEISCHAVGVAAVRPEVRTVIDIGGQDCKSILLADDGSGKVRDFALNDRCAAGCGRFLEVAARILGSDIDGLSALARRASAESEISSMCVVFAESEVIGMIARGVPREEIAAGIVRSIARRVAGLAERVGVRAPVAFTGGVALNEAMVAALGRELRERLIVPADPRITGALGAALVGARRLGHQGRLAGIAVARGIPEAEPKHVTIADFRAGESAPRECGLDSGPVPLPPRGAGAGPGRDRDNTAVMANASEAPSRAESRHGAVPNQGAGCHASAAGGGHIDATPRSACLHTVPALARFDRTVANALDFAREAKAAGKKIVSTFCEFTPREIIMAAGAVPVCACGGSHKAALDAERDLPAGLCPLIKSSYGFALEKASPFFEMSDLVVAETTCDGKKKMFELLGGFKPIHVLELPQKPDDVGAYGRWKSEVEGLCRRMEALTGNAVTGERLAEAIRMMNRERALRREIASRAGNPLTGREILAAKSQISGIPEDLEAYEMIIAQSDSAASHPKDHLRIAASALQWKRPRILMTGVPMPQGAEKVLEIIEAAGATVVAQENCTGLKPILEDVAEEGDPVEAIARKYLHLPCSCMTPNAGRMEYVDRLIEDFKPGGIVDLVWQSCLTYDVESEVLRRHIERKHGLPFLKIVTDYSPSDVQQIRLRVDAFLSLVAGSVSLR; encoded by the coding sequence CGCATCGTGGCCACAGGCTATGGCCGCGTTCAGCCAGGGCTCGCCCACGAAACGGCTACGGAAATATCCTGTCACGCGGTCGGAGTCGCCGCCGTTCGCCCCGAAGTCAGGACCGTGATCGACATCGGCGGCCAGGACTGCAAGTCCATTCTGCTCGCAGACGACGGGAGCGGCAAGGTCCGCGACTTCGCCTTGAACGATCGCTGCGCCGCGGGTTGCGGCCGGTTCCTCGAAGTCGCCGCGAGAATCTTGGGCTCGGACATCGACGGCCTGTCCGCGTTGGCCCGGCGCGCATCGGCCGAGTCCGAGATCAGCTCGATGTGCGTCGTTTTCGCCGAATCCGAGGTGATTGGGATGATCGCTCGTGGCGTTCCCCGGGAGGAGATTGCCGCAGGGATCGTCCGATCGATCGCCCGGCGGGTGGCAGGGCTGGCCGAACGCGTCGGGGTCCGCGCTCCGGTCGCCTTTACGGGCGGTGTGGCGTTGAACGAGGCGATGGTTGCGGCCCTGGGCCGGGAGCTCCGAGAAAGGCTGATCGTCCCGGCCGATCCCCGGATCACGGGAGCGCTCGGCGCGGCGCTCGTGGGCGCAAGGCGGCTCGGTCATCAGGGGCGGCTGGCCGGGATCGCTGTCGCGCGCGGGATTCCGGAAGCCGAGCCGAAACACGTCACGATCGCGGACTTTCGGGCCGGTGAATCCGCGCCGCGCGAGTGTGGACTGGATTCGGGTCCCGTTCCCCTTCCTCCACGCGGCGCCGGCGCCGGGCCAGGGAGGGATCGCGACAACACAGCGGTTATGGCCAACGCATCCGAAGCGCCGAGCCGAGCCGAATCGCGACACGGCGCGGTACCGAACCAGGGCGCGGGCTGCCACGCGTCTGCGGCCGGCGGCGGGCATATCGATGCGACTCCACGAAGTGCATGCCTGCACACCGTTCCCGCGCTCGCTCGATTCGACCGAACGGTGGCGAATGCCTTGGATTTCGCCCGCGAGGCCAAGGCCGCGGGGAAGAAGATCGTCTCGACCTTCTGCGAATTCACGCCGCGCGAAATCATCATGGCGGCCGGCGCCGTTCCGGTCTGCGCCTGCGGCGGGAGCCACAAAGCCGCCCTCGATGCGGAGCGTGACCTTCCCGCCGGCCTCTGCCCCCTGATCAAGTCGAGCTACGGCTTCGCCCTCGAAAAGGCGAGCCCCTTTTTCGAGATGAGCGACTTGGTCGTGGCCGAGACGACCTGCGACGGGAAGAAAAAGATGTTTGAGCTTCTGGGCGGCTTCAAGCCAATCCATGTCCTTGAGCTTCCCCAGAAGCCGGATGACGTGGGCGCCTATGGCCGCTGGAAGTCCGAAGTCGAGGGCCTTTGCCGCCGGATGGAGGCGCTGACGGGCAACGCGGTGACCGGGGAGCGCCTGGCTGAGGCAATACGGATGATGAACCGGGAAAGGGCGCTCCGCCGGGAGATCGCCAGTCGGGCCGGGAACCCGCTCACAGGGCGGGAAATCCTTGCCGCGAAGAGCCAGATCTCCGGGATTCCGGAGGACCTCGAAGCCTATGAGATGATCATCGCCCAATCCGACTCGGCGGCTTCCCACCCGAAGGATCATCTCCGCATCGCGGCATCCGCTCTGCAGTGGAAAAGGCCGCGGATCCTGATGACCGGTGTTCCGATGCCGCAAGGCGCCGAGAAAGTATTGGAAATCATCGAAGCGGCTGGGGCGACAGTCGTGGCCCAAGAGAATTGCACCGGGTTGAAGCCGATTCTCGAAGACGTCGCCGAGGAGGGTGATCCTGTCGAGGCGATCGCCCGGAAATACCTCCACCTTCCCTGCTCGTGCATGACCCCGAACGCCGGCCGGATGGAATACGTAGACCGCCTGATCGAAGACTTCAAGCCTGGAGGGATCGTCGACCTCGTCTGGCAATCATGCCTCACCTATGACGTGGAATCCGAAGTCCTCAGGCGACACATCGAGAGAAAGCACGGCCTCCCCTTCCTGAAAATCGTCACGGATTATTCGCCTTCCGACGTCCAACAGATCCGGCTCCGGGTAGATGCGTTCCTCAGCTTGGTCGCCGGCAGCGTGTCCTTGCGGTAG